A window of the Thermoanaerobaculia bacterium genome harbors these coding sequences:
- a CDS encoding glycosyltransferase → MTAGFGRRPAIGIDARKARDYGIGTYTRGLVDALAALPDAAGARFTLFVRPGDEPLFGTLPPDFSLVPEKASGYSADELFRFGARIRGERLDLFHALHYVLPWRVGTASVVTIHDTIHLDFPADGVSPLRYPYARIMIRRALAAAAAVIAPTAAVARELEELSPAVAAKLETIPHGVPPPFRTGVPDEDVSRVRNRYAIAGRYALYLGGAKPHKNVRRVVEAFRAARVDGLELVLAGPTPAAPAPANGGVRRIGVVEESDLPALYRGAEFLLYPTLAEGF, encoded by the coding sequence ATGACGGCCGGATTCGGGCGCCGGCCCGCGATCGGAATCGACGCGCGGAAGGCGCGGGACTACGGAATCGGGACCTACACGCGCGGACTCGTCGACGCGCTCGCCGCGCTCCCGGACGCGGCCGGCGCGCGGTTCACGCTCTTCGTCCGGCCGGGAGACGAACCGCTCTTCGGGACTCTTCCGCCGGATTTCTCCCTCGTGCCGGAGAAGGCGTCCGGATATTCCGCCGACGAGCTGTTCCGCTTCGGAGCGCGAATCCGCGGCGAGCGGCTCGACCTGTTCCATGCCCTGCATTACGTCCTTCCCTGGCGGGTCGGGACCGCGTCCGTCGTCACGATTCACGACACGATCCATCTCGATTTTCCGGCGGACGGCGTCTCTCCCCTTCGCTATCCGTACGCCCGGATCATGATCCGGCGCGCGCTCGCCGCGGCGGCCGCGGTGATCGCTCCGACCGCAGCGGTCGCCCGCGAGCTCGAGGAGCTCTCGCCGGCCGTCGCGGCGAAGCTCGAGACGATCCCCCACGGAGTGCCGCCCCCCTTCCGGACGGGCGTTCCGGACGAAGACGTGAGCCGGGTGAGGAACCGATACGCGATCGCCGGCCGTTACGCGCTGTATCTCGGAGGGGCGAAACCGCACAAGAACGTCCGCCGCGTCGTCGAGGCATTCCGCGCCGCGCGGGTCGACGGTCTCGAGCTGGTTCTCGCCGGCCCGACGCCGGCGGCTCCCGCGCCGGCGAACGGCGGCGTGCGACGGATCGGCGTCGTCGAGGAGAGCGACCTCCCCGCCCTGTACCGGGGCGCGGAGTTCCTCCTCTATCCGACTCTCGCGGAAGGGTTCT
- a CDS encoding glycosyltransferase family 1 protein yields the protein MKVGIDARALLSEHTGIAVYTAQIARGLSALPGVDVTLFAPREISLSAGSLPSSFRPGSNRRRFGTVWLQTRLSRDLAAEGCDVLLSAVTIAPARIDLPYVPVVHDLTPLTHPEWHRRKTIVAFLPWIEKTLERSARVIAVSQATAAELARRFPDVAARIAVIEHGVDSRFSPVAAEPGEADSVRAARTAGRPFILHLGTFEPRKNLGTLVAACERLWSEDPRRPDLLLAGSGGWKSEALLARIARSPFAERIHRAGYVPAEDVPALLRSAEAFCYPSREEGFGLPVLEAMASGTPAVISNAAALLEVARDAALAVAPDDVAGFAGALARFLDDRDLRRTQIERGLARAAGFRWPAAAERTARVLRDAAESAGGRGER from the coding sequence GTGAAGGTGGGAATCGATGCGCGAGCGCTGCTCTCCGAGCACACCGGGATCGCCGTGTACACCGCCCAGATCGCCCGCGGACTCTCCGCGCTGCCCGGGGTGGACGTGACGCTCTTCGCGCCCCGGGAAATCTCCCTTTCCGCCGGAAGCCTCCCCTCGTCCTTCCGGCCGGGCTCGAACCGGCGCCGGTTCGGCACGGTCTGGCTCCAGACGCGCCTCTCCCGCGACCTCGCCGCCGAAGGATGCGACGTCCTCCTCTCGGCCGTGACGATCGCTCCGGCCCGGATCGACCTTCCCTACGTCCCCGTCGTCCACGATCTGACGCCGCTCACCCATCCGGAATGGCACCGGCGAAAGACCATCGTCGCGTTCCTCCCCTGGATCGAAAAGACTCTCGAGCGTTCGGCGCGCGTGATCGCCGTCTCGCAGGCCACGGCCGCCGAGCTCGCGCGGCGGTTCCCCGACGTGGCCGCCCGCATCGCCGTGATCGAGCACGGGGTCGATTCTCGTTTCTCTCCCGTCGCCGCCGAACCCGGAGAAGCGGATTCGGTCCGCGCGGCCCGGACGGCGGGCCGCCCTTTCATCCTCCATCTCGGAACGTTCGAGCCGCGGAAGAACCTCGGCACCCTCGTCGCCGCGTGCGAGAGGCTGTGGAGCGAAGATCCGCGCCGCCCCGACCTCCTCCTCGCCGGAAGCGGAGGATGGAAGTCGGAGGCGCTGCTGGCGAGAATCGCGCGATCTCCCTTCGCGGAGCGGATCCACCGCGCCGGCTACGTGCCGGCCGAAGACGTTCCGGCGCTGCTCCGGTCCGCCGAGGCGTTCTGCTATCCCTCGCGCGAGGAAGGCTTCGGCCTCCCCGTGCTCGAGGCGATGGCGAGCGGAACGCCCGCGGTGATCTCGAACGCCGCCGCGCTCCTCGAAGTGGCGCGGGACGCGGCGCTCGCGGTCGCACCCGACGACGTCGCCGGCTTCGCCGGCGCGCTCGCGCGGTTCCTCGACGACCGGGACCTGCGGCGAACGCAGATCGAACGCGGCCTCGCGCGTGCCGCCGGGTTTCGCTGGCCCGCGGCGGCCGAGCGGACCGCCCGCGTGCTGCGCGACGCGGCGGAGAGCGCCGGCGGGCGCGGCGAACGATGA